A single window of Planctomycetaceae bacterium DNA harbors:
- a CDS encoding PadR family transcriptional regulator, whose amino-acid sequence MDPKQLAGTLDLLLLEVISAGPSYGYDITQQVFSRSEGTFELKEGSLYPALHRLERQKLLTSFWQEHDGRRRKYYRITAAGKKSLDQRRKSWLDFARGVNGVLGALPGDAYAMG is encoded by the coding sequence ATGGACCCGAAACAACTGGCGGGAACTCTGGATCTACTGCTGCTGGAAGTCATTTCGGCCGGGCCGTCCTACGGCTATGACATCACGCAGCAGGTTTTCAGTCGTTCGGAAGGCACCTTCGAACTGAAGGAAGGCAGTCTGTATCCGGCGCTGCATCGTCTGGAACGTCAGAAGCTGCTGACATCATTCTGGCAGGAACACGACGGCCGGCGACGCAAGTACTATCGAATTACGGCGGCGGGTAAGAAGTCGCTGGATCAGCGGCGCAAGTCGTGGCTGGACTTTGCTCGCGGAGTCAACGGAGTGCTGGGCGCTTTGCCGGGAGACGCTTATGCGATGGGATGA
- a CDS encoding DUF4350 domain-containing protein produces MKKPRRLQKSDTCWLLAAAALVLLQFWWLPGDPGTPDDSYSNAIEGKRGLFETLHDLSTAGVLPPVRRESNRLIPDGNATLLVLSPDRYPNTHEQSELATWVYNGGTLLFAPNWSNPDCSVFQLSISIQAQPYFQQQATVSPTAAPGSSGTTPAESPATTGDAVESGNTAAPETSIPAEAPESGTSPEPPASETPAVDASAALRNLRFGNDR; encoded by the coding sequence GTGAAGAAGCCGCGACGACTGCAGAAGTCTGACACCTGCTGGCTGCTGGCCGCGGCGGCTCTGGTGCTGCTGCAGTTCTGGTGGCTTCCCGGCGACCCGGGGACTCCCGACGATTCCTACAGCAACGCCATCGAGGGCAAACGCGGGCTGTTCGAAACGCTGCACGACCTGTCAACCGCCGGCGTGCTGCCACCCGTTCGACGAGAATCGAACCGGCTGATCCCGGACGGCAATGCCACGCTGCTGGTGCTCAGCCCCGATCGCTATCCCAACACGCACGAACAGTCCGAACTCGCCACCTGGGTCTACAACGGCGGCACACTGCTGTTCGCTCCGAACTGGAGCAACCCGGACTGCTCCGTTTTTCAGCTCAGCATTTCCATCCAGGCTCAGCCGTATTTTCAGCAACAGGCCACCGTCAGCCCAACTGCCGCGCCGGGTTCTTCCGGTACGACTCCCGCTGAAAGTCCGGCGACAACCGGCGACGCGGTTGAAAGCGGAAACACCGCTGCTCCTGAAACGTCGATTCCTGCAGAAGCCCCGGAATCCGGCACTTCACCGGAACCTCCCGCTTCGGAAACGCCGGCGGTCGATGCTTCGGCCGCGCTTCGGAACCTCCGCTTCGGAAACGACCGCTGA
- a CDS encoding DUF58 domain-containing protein, whose amino-acid sequence MIPSRLLIFLALMLALPLMFGGLRRDVADIALLLNVVLVVVAGVDLLISGAPSDIEVEREISDVLSVGTPNPARLVLRNRSRLPLTVNVHDDPGPLCDTDPDRMPQTVALNPWKEATVSYSVTPLRRGASELPAVHIRFPTTLKLWTRHEVRPLKTPVRIYPDIRAVYRYELMASRNRLAEIGVRMLRMPGQGREFERLREYRYGDEIRQIDWKATSRQRTLISREFNVERNQNLVLMIDCGRFMRNETDGISYLDRALNSAIMLSYIALGQGDNVSLMAFSNRIERFIRPVRGKPGIQTILRSTYDIQASTKAADFSLALEYLAMVQRKRALVILITFVTDEIQLSVIGESLKLQSLPYLPMCVLLQDVGLRAMADRIPADDIDAFHTSAAAQILTGQAQQVAALRDNGVMMVDTPPDLLTERLINEYLSVKMRNLM is encoded by the coding sequence GTGATTCCTTCCCGGCTGCTGATTTTCTTAGCGCTGATGCTGGCTCTGCCACTGATGTTCGGCGGTCTGCGCCGAGACGTGGCCGATATCGCGTTGCTGCTGAACGTCGTGCTGGTCGTGGTTGCGGGAGTCGATCTGCTGATCAGCGGAGCACCTTCCGATATCGAAGTCGAGCGCGAGATCTCCGATGTGCTGAGCGTCGGAACTCCCAACCCCGCTCGACTGGTGCTGCGCAATCGATCCCGCCTGCCGCTGACCGTGAATGTTCACGATGACCCCGGCCCGCTGTGCGACACTGACCCGGATCGTATGCCGCAAACCGTGGCCCTGAACCCGTGGAAGGAAGCCACGGTCAGCTATTCCGTCACGCCGCTGCGCCGCGGAGCTTCCGAATTGCCGGCCGTGCACATTCGCTTTCCGACAACACTGAAACTGTGGACGCGGCACGAAGTCCGGCCGCTGAAGACTCCCGTGCGGATTTATCCCGACATTCGCGCTGTCTATCGCTACGAACTGATGGCCAGCCGTAATCGCCTGGCGGAAATCGGAGTTCGCATGCTGCGAATGCCCGGCCAGGGACGCGAATTCGAACGGCTGCGGGAATACCGCTACGGCGACGAAATCCGCCAGATCGACTGGAAAGCGACCTCCCGCCAGAGAACTCTGATCAGCCGCGAATTCAACGTCGAACGCAATCAGAATCTGGTGCTGATGATCGACTGCGGCCGGTTCATGCGCAACGAAACCGACGGCATTTCCTACCTGGACCGCGCGCTGAATTCCGCCATCATGCTCAGCTATATCGCTCTGGGGCAGGGCGACAACGTGTCGCTGATGGCGTTTTCGAATCGCATCGAACGCTTCATTCGCCCGGTCCGCGGCAAGCCGGGAATTCAGACAATTCTGCGTTCCACCTACGACATCCAGGCATCCACAAAAGCGGCCGACTTCAGCCTGGCTCTGGAATACCTGGCCATGGTTCAGCGAAAGCGAGCCCTGGTGATTCTGATCACGTTTGTGACCGACGAAATTCAGCTTAGCGTGATCGGCGAAAGCCTGAAGCTGCAGTCGCTGCCCTATCTGCCGATGTGCGTGCTGCTGCAGGACGTTGGTCTGCGAGCGATGGCGGACCGGATTCCCGCCGACGACATCGACGCCTTCCACACCTCCGCAGCCGCTCAGATTCTGACCGGGCAGGCTCAACAGGTCGCCGCTCTGCGCGACAACGGAGTCATGATGGTCGATACGCCGCCCGACCTGCTGACCGAGCGGCTGATCAACGAATACCTGAGCGTCAAGATGCGGAACCTGATGTAA
- a CDS encoding MoxR family ATPase, with protein sequence MQLTDVSNSFNAAVEQIGKVVVGQIELVEGVLVALFSEGSVLIEGPPGLGKTLLVNVLASTVSCSFRRVQFTPDLMPSDLTGHSIYDMKDQVFRFNQGPVFTNILLADEINRSPPKTQAALLEVMQEHQVTVDGTTHRLDSPFLVIATQNPIEHEGTYPLPEAQVDRFMFKLLVDYPPHADEVDILRLYSSGRDPRHLSDFGLQQVMKAEDVVAVQEAVKQVIVEEKLLKYIVDIVSSARTWGSVSVGPSPRAGVNLLIAARTLAACRGRDFVTPDDIKELAPWVLRHRVRLRPEAEIEGSTADETVRQIMDSVEAPRS encoded by the coding sequence ATGCAACTCACAGACGTTTCGAATTCATTCAACGCGGCCGTTGAGCAGATCGGCAAGGTGGTTGTCGGTCAGATCGAGCTGGTCGAAGGCGTGCTCGTAGCGCTGTTTTCCGAAGGCAGCGTGCTGATTGAAGGCCCGCCGGGACTCGGCAAAACGCTGCTGGTCAACGTGCTGGCGTCGACGGTGTCATGCAGCTTTCGGCGAGTTCAGTTTACTCCCGACCTGATGCCGTCCGATCTGACCGGACACAGCATTTACGACATGAAGGACCAGGTCTTTCGTTTCAATCAGGGACCGGTATTCACCAACATTCTGCTGGCCGACGAAATCAACCGCTCGCCCCCGAAAACTCAGGCGGCGCTGCTGGAAGTCATGCAGGAACATCAGGTGACCGTCGACGGCACGACGCACCGGCTGGACAGCCCGTTTCTGGTCATCGCGACTCAGAATCCGATCGAACACGAAGGCACGTACCCGCTTCCCGAAGCGCAGGTCGACCGCTTTATGTTCAAGTTGCTGGTCGACTATCCGCCTCATGCTGACGAAGTTGACATCCTGCGGCTGTATTCTTCTGGACGCGATCCGCGGCATCTGAGCGACTTCGGTCTGCAGCAGGTGATGAAGGCCGAAGACGTCGTTGCCGTGCAGGAAGCCGTGAAGCAGGTGATCGTCGAAGAGAAGCTGCTGAAGTACATCGTGGACATCGTTTCGTCCGCGCGAACGTGGGGTTCGGTCAGCGTCGGTCCCAGTCCGCGAGCGGGAGTGAACCTGCTGATCGCCGCGCGAACGCTGGCGGCGTGCCGGGGGCGAGACTTCGTGACTCCCGACGACATCAAGGAACTCGCGCCGTGGGTTCTGCGGCATCGCGTGCGGCTCCGCCCGGAAGCGGAAATCGAAGGCAGCACCGCCGACGAAACCGTTCGCCAGATCATGGACAGTGTTGAGGCACCCCGGTCGTGA